The Polyodon spathula isolate WHYD16114869_AA chromosome 37, ASM1765450v1, whole genome shotgun sequence genome includes the window tcgctcttgttcacagtgctggaggggtgggtgtgggatcagtttcctcgctcttcgctcttgttcacagtgctggaggggtgagtgtgggatcagtttcctcgttCTTCGCTCttgttcacagtgctggaggggtgagtgagtgtgggatcagtttcctcgctcttcgctcttgctcacagtgctggaggggtgagtgtgggatcagtttcctcgctcttcgctcttgctcacagtgctggaggggtgagtgtgggatcagtttcctcgctcttcgctcttgctcacagtgctggaggggtgagtgtgggatcagtttcctcgctcttcgctcttgctcacagtgctggaggggtgagtgtgggatcagtttcctcgctcttcgctcttgctcacagtgctggaggggtgagtgtgggatcagtttcctcgctcttcgctcttgctcacagtgctggaggggtgagtgtgggatcagtttcctcgttcttcgctcttgctcacagtgctggattggtgagtgtgggatcagtttcctcgctcttcgctcttgctcacagtgctggaggggtgagtgtgggatcagtttcctcgctcttcgctcttgttcacagtgctggaggggtgagtgtgggatcagtttcctcgttCTTCGCTCttgttcacagtgctggaggggtgagtgtgggatcagtttcctcgttcttcgctcttgctcacagtgctggaggggtgagtgtgggatcagtttcctcgctcctcgctcttgctcacagtgctggaggggtgagtgtgggatcagtttcctcgctcttcgctcttgctcacagtgctggaggggtgagtgtgggatcagtttcctcgttCTTCGCTCTTGTTCACAGTGCTGGAttggtgagtgtgggatcagtttccttgctcttcgctcttgctcacagtgctggattggtgagtgtgggatcagtttccttgctcttcgctcttgctcacagtgctggattggtgagtgtgggatcagtttccttgctcttcgctcttgctcacagtgctggaggagtgagtgtgggatcagtttcctcgctcttcgctcttgttcacagtgctggaggagtgagtgtgggatcagtttcctcgctcttcgctcttgttcacagtgctggaggggtgagtgtgggatcagtttcctcgctcttcgctcttgttcacagtgctggaggggtgagtgtgggatcagtttcctcgctcttcgctcttgctcacagtgctggaggggtgagtgtgggatcagtttcctcgctcttcactcttgttcacagtgctggaggggtgaatgtgggatcagtttcctcattcttcgctcttgctcacagctcaaagcgatgtatctgttctttcgttttggttattaataagtgtatattaataatattaataatattattaaataattctaACATCTATACAAGGTGTTACCTGATCACTTGTTAGCTTCTGTTACGAGTCTATATCATTGGATACTAGAGTCTATATTATTGGATACTAGAGTTTATATTATTGGATACTGCATTCTCTATCATTGTATACTACAGTCTATATCATTGGATACTAGAGTCTCTATCATTGTATACTACAGTCTATATCATTGGATACTAGAGTCTCTATCATTTGATACTAGAGTCTCTATCATTGGATACTAGAGTCTCTATCATTGGATACTAGAGTCTCTATCATTGGATACTAGAGTCTCTATCATTGTATACTACAGTCTATATCATTGGATACTAGAGTCTCTATCATTGGATACTAGAGTCTCTATCATTGTATACTACAGTCTATATCATTGGATACTAGAGTCTATATTATTGCATACTAGAGTCTCTATCATTGGATACTAGAGTCTATATCATTTTTAGTTTGTAAGGTTGCTATTTGAAATGCTAAAccaatatgttaaaaaaacagaCCTCCCCATACAGTGTAGACGCTCTTTGGCAAACTGTAAGCCCAGAAAAAGAAGAACTTGGGTTCTTTTTTGACAGCTTTAAAGCCTGGCGTTGCTATAATAAAACTGTGAAACCCAGCTGAGACTGTTGCAAGTTCCTGGAAAATTAGACATGTAAATTGTTTTAGGAAATAACATGATTTCTGAGAAATATCTAGTTCAAAATTGTGACATATTTCTACACATCTCCCTAAGTTGAGTCAGTGATCACTGCCAGTCTATCCCAAGAGATCTACAGCCTGGGATTATTGCACTGCATCTCAGTCCAGCTGGTGAGTAACATTCCCTTGTGATGTCAAATAAGagattgcagtgttttgtttcctttgttaTGTATTTCTTATTGCACAGTGTTCAAAGCCCAGTGTGGACCCTCACATCTACAGTACGTTTGGACACAGCTGTCTGCTTTGCCCGGATAACCACCTCGACGCGTCATTCCCGGACTCATCTCCCTGTACCTATTGACTAAGAACAGATCAtttacagctttggccaaaagttttgcaggacagaattacacaccgctttgcagttttccatacacttaaggaaaaactgacaaatttgacattttgaaatctaacatgaaatattattatggcttccggtagacttttgcgatataattttgtatttgttattattattattattattattattattattattattattacatcatgttaaataaaagataaaaatgatGTTTATAGAGTGctgtaggtgatgcaaaccttttggtcGTAGCTGTACAGTATGGgaaaatattgatttattcaGGACACAATATGCAATTCAAAAGGATTCATACTAATATCACCCGTTTTTAAGggcattttaaattatgttaattatttatatattaatattaatattataatattatatatttatattattatttaaatatatattatttatatataattattaactTAGTCTATATCATTGAAATCAGTTTAAACATTGTTATAATGTCGTTGGGTTAAACTCTGTTATAATACTGTGgcgatctcagttaacgcaggTAGGCGCATCACATACGgtgagacaatccacacacaggcggagggcggtcGCGCAAACTCGTTAGCCGATACCGCTGTAGAAAAGAGCCGGCTATATCTTTGCAGTCGGGTTAAACACTGTTATAATGTCATTGCAATCGGGTACACAGTGTTTAgcaaatgggatttttttttccattaaacctgtcttttttattattattattactttgtaaatatatattgacaCCAAATCATCATCgtattttacatttctgtagAGGTATTTGTCATTCTGCAGGTATGTTGAATACAATGATACATGTTTAAATCACATACGATTCACACAGAAATGGACATTTATTGTTTATGTGTAATCACACTACATGCATTGTGTTTCTCTCTATCAgaatacaaattcaaataaacCGAAACAAGCAACGATGTTTCTCAAAGAAATATCCTGCATACTAGTGACCAGTCTTTTCATTGTGCCCGGTAAGCCCACTactttgtacagtatgttacacgcttattattattattattattattattattattattattattattattattattattattattattgttttaagtataataacaaattaatagTAATAGTGACAGTAAGTGCCTCAAAGGTACGCCCAGTTACATGTGCACTTTACTACTACGCTCACGTGCGCACCCAGAATTACTGGGGTAAATCGGGTTTGTGGCCGAAAACAGAAACGGCGAAAGAGCATGGCAAGCAGTTTTAACATTCAATCCTCAGCTGCTGCTATCACCAGTTCCATTTTTTATATCAGcaattctcaatgttattttttgatatcaaaaatagaattgttcaTATCAGAAATAGAATTGTTCATATCAGAAATAGAATTGTTCATATCAGAAATAGAATTGATGACATAAAAAATAGTACCCTTTATTTTCATATCCACGATtgtatcaacaattctattttttatattatcaatTCTATTTCCGATATGCTAGTGAACACGGGGATTCAATTTTGGACTTCAAAAACGCTTACTAATAAGACGCAGACTTCCGCTGGACACATTTGTAAGCACATTATCCTAGGTATGCCGAGAATGCCATGGCGACAGTGTTGATAATGATTCTGCTCTATTAAGGCGCGTTTTTCCATCTATAAAACTGGCCAGAACAGACATGTCTAACAATAACGAAGCATCAGAGTTAGTGACTTTAACACGCAGGTCTTTTCAAAGACGAAGCAAAAGAGATTGAACAATTTATTGTATGCTCCTAACACATGGTatagctatattaaaaaaaacctatattaaaaaaaacaacaacacacaaaaaaaacccctttctgcattctgaatgctttagctgaacattacttttaattatttgaaactataCAAGCCTTTTAAGAATTGCTCCTAAAACACTGTCCATATCACGAGAATTCTcacacaaaacagacatacagaccgGGTGTGATTCATCACCATTActatgcatttctgatatcaagaattcaaaccggatGCTCATTATTATGCATTTTTGATACCACGAAtggcattttttatataaaaaatgtgattataaTATTGATATCAAAATGcaattcttgatatcagcaattgaggattaaatgttgaAACGGCTTGCCAATAataaagagagggatagggtaaatctcatttactcgtgtaaatgacgaaacacacagggaaatccacgcccagttccacatggaaacccgcatttcacgtgtaaatgttaatgagcgtgtttattcttaactataaacactgcaagggagcatatttttttattattgtgttttgctgtgtctggtctgtcatgttgtatatctcttgaggatttacagttctgtataaaacctctTACCATGAACTGCGCTATGCCCGtgttacagtattaaagcagatgcttgagaatacccttgctgtaaaaaatcACGCTAATGTTAAACACGAAGAGAAAGCGAGCTGCTTAAaagtaactgaattaattcccgtccctTTCTGATCTTTCgcaacaagcccaaaacaagcgccacccatgttagagtgggtgtCTATGCAAATTCCAATCAGTGACTAtgaaaaacaagcccaatcccgtTTATTACAAGCGGACTTGGCAATTGTGAAGGTTATCTCGGCCGCCGGTTTtgattggacagcagcgatctgaggaggtaTCGTGCTGTCAGAGTGTCTCTCCTTTATTTTAAGTTGTGtcggatttactgttgtgttaaatattaataatacaaacaaataccacACAGCCTTCTTAATACTATAACAAcggcataatgcagttcatggtaagaggttttatacagaactgtaaacccacaagagatatacaacatgacagaccagacacacacacaaaaaaaacaataacaaaaaaagccgcccgcattatcattaaggtgcactgcaccactgctaaccataaaatcgcccatcagccgctactttctgctgtcttgtAATCCACAGTAACtgctgacctgctcccttgcagtgtttatagttaagaataaacacgctcattaacatttacacgtgaaatgcgggtttccatgtggAACTGGGCGTGGATTTCCCTGTGTGTTTGGTCATTTACAccagtaaatgagatttaccctatccctctctctcaATAATGTGTCCATGAATAGTCATGTGCAGGCAGTAGTTCTAATACAGTCTGGGATCGTTTCCTTGGTCCTTTCCTTCCTCTCCTCAATGTATCTGCATTATTCTAAGCATGTTGATTGATATTAATGTTATTCCATGTTCTCAATGTAATCTTTTTCAGCTGTTCAGGGTGATAACTTTGGAGTGAATTATCCTGCGCGAGAGATGTGTGCTTTGAGAGGATCCTCTGTGGTCATACCCTGTACATATTATTATCCTGAAAAGTACAATGGCACAACTTTAACTGTAGTAACTGTAAAGTGGTTCAGGAGTACTACTCCTGATGCTGTTGATTCAAACACATACGTGTATCACAGCACTGGAACCAATGTGAGCACTGAATATAAACAGCGGACAGAGTATCCGGAGAACAAAGTTAAGAACTGCACGCTAAAGATACGTGATCTGAAAAGCAGCGACACGGGCAGATACTGTTTTAGATTTGAAACAAATCACCATTCTGCTAAATGGACTGATGTCACTGGAGTGTCCCTTTCAATAAGAGGTGAGTGTTTCCTAGAAGCTTCCTccaataatatgttttaataagcCGTGCCCaagtccatattattattattattattattattattattattattattattatcctccaGACTTTCCGTACTAATTCTATAACCAGTGGGCGACTCCCCTGTAACTAATGGATTTGCAAGaatttttattgaaatgaataaTCTTTGTTTAAAGCAATGGTTTGAGAGCACTGAGCTCGTCACTGAAGCTGTGCTTACTGGGCTCAGATgtttcttggtttgttttttctcagattTCAGAATTGAGTGTTTGTTAATTAACTAGCATGTCTTTTTATTTCATCAAGAGCCCAAGGTTACCCTGGACCATCCTGGTCCAGATAATACTGTGAAAGAAGGCTCTTTAGTTTCCCTGACCTGTAGCTTTGTCCACTGCAACCTGAGGGAGAGCAGCATTGTCTGGTACAAGGAGGGGCAGCCAATCGGGAACGAGAAATCAACCAAACTTCAGTTTAATGTTTCCTATGAGGATTCTGGAAAGTACGGCTGTGCTTCTGCTGAGAACAGCAGCATTAAATCTGAAGAAATCAACTTGATTGTGAAATGTGAGTATAGTGAACAAAGTACTTTAAAGAACcctattatatactatataagaCACACGTCACCATTTCCTAGCTAAATACACACAGACAAAATGTATCATATGAAGCTTATTGTCCAAAGCTTATTCTTTTAACAATAAGCCGTGAAATGTAAGTCTCTGTCTAGGTTACTAGACGTCCAGTTTGACTGGTTTGTAACCTTAGATGGTCATTGAGGAATGAGGAATCCATGTCACCTGCATTACTTGGAGGGTTGAAACTCAACTGACTAATCTGGACTTTTGCTTCATTTCAGCCAGAATAACAAATGAAGGAATGAAAACTATTCTGATGGCAGTGGCAGCTTCCATAGCCTTTGGAATTCTAATGCTAGGGATCATCGTTTTCATCAAGAGGTAAGGAAGTTAAAGCTTGTAAGTCTATCGATATACAGGATAAGATGAAGATATATATCCCTGTACAATGAATTTAACAGGAGCTCAGACTATCTGGCAATGATATGAGTGCAGGTTATAGAGGATAACCGTGCAATATTTCTAagctctgattggtcagcctTGCACGCGACCCGTGATGTTATCCCAGAATAACATCACGGATCTAGTACCGGCAAcctcctcactgaaaacctagacgGACATATCAATCCGCCACTactgtcaataacacagaataaatgACATAATTCCTGGAGTGAATTTTACCTTAAACAACACGACAACTGTGGAAACCTCATTTGGCAAAGATccttcaaacacagagcagccagGAGACCAGACAGCACCTCTCCATAATatagagaaaaaagaaatgtttaaaaaaatacacctgCAAATGGACTCTGAGGGACTAGACAAGATAGAATCTGACAGAAATGAAGCATTCACGAAACGACAAACCAACTGGGCAGTCAACGTTTATGACTGGGTgagtaacacaaatatagacTTGAAAACTGAAATAACACTTTAGTATATCTATTAAAATGGCATAAACACTTTACCATACCTGTGTGAACGAGTGActtgcagtgctcaggtgtacaggtgatgtaGGTGTTTCAACAATGACAGACACAACGTTACAATTCAAGCAGTATTTTTAATCTTTCCTTCTGTTTGAGAATGTTAAATAATactgctggctctacccagcgatgggtattgccagcataaACAAAAAGGGTTGCGGTTTCGAAATAATAATCCAAACACAAACGcgcaacacagacacaaaccccCCAGACTGTAGGTACTCTTTGTGCAGGAGCGGTGCTCTCAGCAGTGGTCGTGTGTCATACAGGTCCAGGCTTAGAGctggcttcttgctgcagcttcGTTGTAGCTGTTTGATAAAAGAAACACAGGCAGTTCATCAAAGAGGAAATACTCCACTCACGTTTCCACCATCCTcgtttcctcccattaaccacaacaaaagaaACCGATTACAGCAtcacgtcccccccccccccccataagggATTCTACCAAAGCGTGGTAGGAAAAGTAAGGGGGGGGGTGATTCCATGGCTAATTTCGTAGTGTCGGGCACATCGATGCGGGGGGGGGGGATCGGGGCGGGGGAGGATTCTAGTGAAGAGGAATTGTTAAGTAAAGACTTAGAAGTGAATGGCATCATCCGCGTCTGCCGGccccccttcctgaatggctggcttccgactgcccttggaatgaactgcccaaccattcagtccGGGGCACATTGTTCCTGttgtacagcgccctcacaggtcgagggGGAGGTTGTTGATTCGGAATCATTCGTTCTCTGTCACAGGAtgtaaatggaaaacaggaaCTATTTTAAGAGGCAGAATgctattttcacatttgtttaattaaaatcacttttaaacatgaaatgagtcttatttgctattttttacaGTGTGAGCCATTGTATAATAGGAATCATGCgttgtgtgttgtgctgggatgACCTCACTTCCTGTGTGTTGGACGCACTCGGCCTGCGGACTGCCCAACCACCCGAGACGTGATGTTATTCCAGCACAACATGGAGGGCATTGGTCCTTTAATAACTCACTGCTCAGTTGAACATAGAGATTGTGACAAACATTGTCTTGTGAACCAGACACCACAGATTCTTTATCTTCTTCTTGTTTCTATGTCCTCGAGGAGACCCTATCAGGCACTTCTTACTCTGGATGACGCATGCTCTCAGCACTGCTGTTTTTAGGGTCCCTTCTTGTACAAGCATGAACGCCACTGCATCTTTTCTTGTTTTCTCAAAAGGAGGAATGGACCATCAATCGGAGAATATTTCAACAAAGCAGAAAGCCAGGTAAAAGATCTGAGACAGATGACTTCATGACGCATTccatcgccccccccccccccccccccccccccccccccccccccccccccccccccccccccccccccctcctttatCAGGCCTTAAGACATCGAAGGCTTGAGTAAACCTGAATTAAAAACAGTGGATTGTTCACAGTCCGGGGGTTTTGTGGCTCATCCTGGGATTGTTGTAGTTTTCCTAAGATTTAAGAATTTCATGCCTTCTCGGGCCACAATAGACACACAATCCAGTTGCTGGCAATGTTATTTTATCACAGTGTAACTCTTTGCCCTTACCTACAACTGTTGTTCAGCTAGCACCGGTCTTGTTGCCTTATATACGTGtgagtgtatgtatatatacatatatgagaAGCTCTTTTCTGGTTAGTTAGTCTAATTGACAGATatttattgcaatatatatatatatatatatatattgcaaagaTTATTTGTGAAAAGTACTGTGCAGGCAGAGCTTGCTAGAGCTTTATATCTATGGAATTATTTGATGAAGGCTGTTCTTAACCTCTAGAAGTCTTTATCTCCCAGAAAGACATTCCTGTCTGATAAGGCTTTTAGGCACtcttttttctaacttgtattgTGTTTTAGCTTGGATAACTTGGATGGGTAGAGATGAAATCTGTTGTAATCTGTAACAATGTCCCTTTGGTTTCATGGGCTGTGTTTGAATGTCCTGATTGGTGTTCCTCCCAGCTGGTCTGGTAATTTTACTGTGATTTTCCAAACTGCAGGACAGGACGGATAACATTTCGAACACTGTGGGAGATTCAAATCTCGACCGAAACGAGCCCATTCAGCAGGCTCCAGCAAGCGAAGATGACCTCCAATACACAACCATTCAATTCCAGCCCAAGAGCCCAGAGCGGTAAGGGTCAAATATTAACTGATAGATCTAACCAGGGTTTTATACAATGTTTAGCAATGTGATAACACATGTGCGGTAGTTTATTGTGATTTTACTGATTGAGTTCTGATTCTGAATCATTGGTTGTATTCTTTTTACCACACGGCTTGGGTTGTGTTAGCAGCCTCACAGGGTGTGAGAAGTGAATGTGACAGTTAACGCACAAGCTGAAATTCGGTTTCACAATGTTATAGCTTCCGAGATaagatatttaaatgcattttacagttcTTTTCTAGAAGCATTTAATGTAATGACCACAGGATCCTAGCGAGCCAGTAGAATGTAATTAGAGTAAGAACAGCTGCTTCTTTAAATTGATTAGTGGGAACTGTTACAACGCTGCACCTAACTTTCTATTTCAttagtgtttttattaacaaCTCATTATCTCCCCTAGCAATTCATTCACTCTGGTCTCACATAAAATAGCACAGCAATGTCAAGCTTGCACTGGAACAAAAACCTCAATGCTAACATCTGCTTCTTTTTAAACAGGAAAAAGCACCAAGAAGAGGAGGATGCTTCTGTAATCTATAGCACTGTGGCAAAACCAGCCAATAACATGTAATGCAGAGACCTCAATACAGACCCAGTGTGCTCCCTCAATACAGACCCAGTGTGCTCCCTCAATACAGACCAAAGTGTGCTCTCTGTATgtcttacacatcattacaatgttattatgctgtggccggctggcgagtggaaagaggcccagagtcagactgcagttcaaaaaaataactattttattataaataaacacaaaaatgaaagggcacaagggccaaaacaaaacaatttaaacacaaagaaagacaaaaagcaaaatttacaaaaataacaatctccaggctgggccttcactggattcaagctttccaaacaaccaaaaaaaaccaacctgcttcctcagctccctctccccaaatgagaagcagaggcctccttttatatcaggtggctgggcgctgattgatcgttaatcaacctaatcaactaatcaaccccagccacctgaacataataaacccaggcaggtaggggaagttaaccccatccctgccaatttaaaaagggcagagctttgctctgccacacacctccccccatgtacaacgtacaccggccgcaatcggccaactccccccttccccccacccccccccccccaagagtccaattatgtcccttgggtgggctgttatggtgggtggtggtgggcggggttgatgtcggagcccccaagccttctttggttgagggggccccgaatctccaaggtagcacgacgacggcggcccggctccctctggtggcggaggcggcgacggcggcccggctccctctggtggcggaggcggcgacgcggcccggctccctctggtggcggaggcggcggcccggctccctctggtggcggaggcggcggcccggctccctctggtggcggaggcggcggcccggctccctctggtggcggaggcggcggcggcggctccctctcgggctctgagagcggcggcggctcctccctctcgggctctgagagcggcggcggtggctcctccctctcgggctctgagagcggcggcggcggcggctcctccctctcgggctctgagagcggcggcggctcctcacccctctctggctctggggacgacggcagatcctcctccctctctggctctgggagcgacggaggctcctcacccctctctggctctgggagtgacggaggctcctcctccctctctggctctgggagcgacggcagatcctcctccctctctggctctgggagcgacggcagatcctcctccctctctggctctggggacgacggcagatcctcctccctctctggctctgggagcgacggcagctcctcctccctctctggctctcggagcgAAGGCGGCTCATCCCCCTCTCTGgttctgggagcgacggaggctcctcaccctctctggctctggggacgacggcagctcctcctccctctctggctctggggaaggcggctcacccctctttattggagtgaccggggcatctcccatgtctacagccaggtaattaaccaccatgagggcaacctctgggaaggaggccgggtggtgctgttcctcccactgttcccacctctccccatctcgacgccacagcgtgttgataactatggggagatcgtggacgaggtctgcctcagggtgcatcaaccagtcccagatctcctgggacggtggtgaaggtggtggtgctggaggtagtggggtggcccctgatgcccggggtgaacacggcacctcttcctgggcctggttgtaggggcatcctgcccagttgtggccgtcctcctcacaccggccacaccagtttgccggtggcacgtctgggcaggaccgccaacgatggtcctccttcccacaccaggaacaccaggggaagaggctgg containing:
- the LOC121304321 gene encoding sialoadhesin-like, with the protein product MCALRGSSVVIPCTYYYPEKYNGTTLTVVTVKWFRSTTPDAVDSNTYVYHSTGTNVSTEYKQRTEYPENKVKNCTLKIRDLKSSDTGRYCFRFETNHHSAKWTDVTGVSLSIREPKVTLDHPGPDNTVKEGSLVSLTCSFVHCNLRESSIVWYKEGQPIGNEKSTKLQFNVSYEDSGKYGCASAENSSIKSEEINLIVKSRITNEGMKTILMAVAASIAFGILMLGIIVFIKRRNGPSIGEYFNKAESQDRTDNISNTVGDSNLDRNEPIQQAPASEDDLQYTTIQFQPKSPERKKHQEEEDASVIYSTVAKPANNM